A genomic stretch from Penicillium digitatum chromosome 4, complete sequence includes:
- a CDS encoding Zinc finger, C3HC4 RING-type, which translates to MWAMAETRTRPPVYQVQLQDVLGQPVSVDRWLEEQNVPANAQQYGQETCPICLSALSSSPYLACPDPAVLAHGHSHNPITHPDPRYSCEAKHSPPDSEILVLNRCNHAFHLECLKSWFEYRRYKCPICQASYSPEEEIRR; encoded by the exons ATGTGGGCAATGGCCGAAACCCGGACTCGCCCACCGGTCTATCAGGTACAGTTGCAGGACGTGTTGGGCCAACCTGTGTCCGTGGATCGATGGTTAGAGGAGCAAAACGTGCCTGCCAATGCCCAGCAATACGGCCAAGAGACTTG TCCCATCTGTCTCTCGGCACTGTCGTCATCCCCTTACCTTGCCTGTCCCGACCCAGCCGTTTTAGCACACGGCCACAGTCATAACCCAATCACACACCCAGACCCCCGCTACAGCTGCGAGGCAAAGCATTCCCCACCCGATAGCGAGATACTCGTACTGAACCGCTGCAATCATGCCTTCCATTTAGAATGCCTGAAATCCTGGTTTGAATACCGTCGCTACAAGTGCCCGATCTGCCAAGCTTCGTATTCGCCAGAGGAAGAAATACGAAGATAG
- a CDS encoding Reverse transcriptase, putative: MLAKAGVSLQALRGLTGSTWGASLSAMRAIYQAVMIPQMLFGAAAWHSPLTSTLRERSYVKQFANIQSRAACLMSGAFKTTAREALDIELHLLPMQQQLDRLVQLAAIRIRTGPAYAVPKTMLVERGHMQKQRGGYTPMEAQTWKKGGCLTTPLGPLASTWESRKAYIQAPWTKPPRVYIEERERAINTHKRTTEQLYAPARLYTDGSGYQGGIGAAVYPAYPYRRNEARLCNMGTDDDATVYAAELRAIEMALEVIKERFNDDNEWRDCLAKSGVVIFTDNQATLRAIQNPRMPSGQVYLEGCLRLLEWCNDKIQVELRWVPAHEGIPGNEAADMYAKEAATTTETNIHDTNANANTNANTNDNTNVNTNVNHNRSIRLAAAASKSVKRESTIAWEKAWTKGGSKRTARRTRRMIEVPSKSNLTYWKGLRKATTSVLIQLRTGIIGLAEYLSKIKRSDSPRCQCDLGNQSVKHVLLECPLLKELRSEMVEELFMEGVSTTLGEQAMLTEVKAAPIVAKFMIASGLLGQFQSVDSVAMGKEQGEEDSKPKPTQDTANVGETGNTSQWPGARSAEVTSHQRTWRTTHAADEDEEAWRHDPNLFVFDLPE; the protein is encoded by the coding sequence atgcttgctaaggccggcgtcagtttacaagcactaagaggactgactggctccacatggggagcatctctctccgctatgcgtgctatctaccaagcagtgatgatcccacagatgctcttcggagcagctgcctggcactcaccgctgaccagcacactaagagaacgaagctacgtgaaacaatttgcaaacatccagtcaagggcagcctgtttaatgagcggtgccttcaaaacaactgctagggaggcactggatattgaactgcatttgctacctatgcagcagcagcttgaccggctagtccagttggctgctattcgtatacgtacaggcccggcatacgcagtgccgaaaacaatgctagtggagagaggacacatgcaaaagcaaaggggggggtatacaccgatggaggcccaaacctggaagaagggtggctgcctcactacacccttggggccattggcgagtacttgggagagcaggaaggcatacatccaggcaccatggaccaagccaccaagggtatacattgaggagagagagcgagcaataaacacacacaagcgaaccaccgaacaactctatgcaccagcaaggctctataccgatgggagcgggtatcaaggcggcattggggccgcagtgtacccggcatacccatacaggcggaatgaagccaggctgtgtaatatggggaccgacgacgacgccactgtgtacgctgccgagctacgtgctatcgagatggcattggaagtcatcaaagaaaggttcaatgatgacaacgaatggcgggactgtctggctaagagtggagtggtcatctttacagataaccaggcgacgctcagagccatccaaaacccacgaatgccatctggccaggtatatcttgaaggatgtctccggctgttggaatggtgcaatgataaaatccaggtggaactacgctgggtccccgcacatgaaggcattccggggaatgaggctgcagacatgtatgcaaaagaagcagctaccaccaccgagaccaacattcatgataccaatgccaatgccaacaccaatgccaacaccaatgacaacaccaatgtcaacaccaatgtcaaccacaaccgatctatccggcttgccgccgcagcgagcaagagtgtgaagcgagaatcgacgatcgcgtgggagaaggcatggacaaagggaggatcaaagaggacagcgaggaggacgaggaggatgatcgaggtgccaagcaagtcaaatttgacttattggaagggcctgcggaaagcgacaacatcagttttgatccaactccgcacaggtatcatcggacttgctgaatatctgtccaaaatcaagcgaagcgactcaccgcgctgtcaatgtgacctgggaaaccagagtgtgaagcatgtcttgctggagtgcccgcttctgaaggaactgcggtcggagatggtggaggaattgtttatggagggggtgtcgacaacgcttggagaacaagcaatgttgacagaagtgaaggcagcgccgatcgtggcgaagttcatgatcgcatcgggactcttgggacagtttcagtcagtggactcggtcgccatgggtaaggagcagggggaggaggattcaaaaccgaaaccaacccaagacactgcgaatgttggagaaacagggaacacatcacagtggccgggcgccaggtccgccgaggtcacctcacaccaacgcacatggagaacaacgcacgctgccgatgaagacgaagaagcatggcgccatgacccgaacctattcgtgttcgacctgccggagtga
- a CDS encoding Reverse transcriptase, putative, whose translation MAVAGGGRKPNSPPETEFSKAPPKKPRNHFSTMEELAQSAREVLNTMENDGRGEIYIINFVKSVEQYALNSLKGDKPQVQVMEKVQQALNRLDQRMDSIEKATTAIKATATTPSTQTSNSNDSAAFWARLQKWGQGTGSGPPPSLPTSNGSSSIGVSPAELREDREIIVKIRDSDTRETLRRRTPREIVEQAERTREQAARRKASAPLGGGCHFLAAKVLPSGDVKMTANSASGAELLRKHADGWLKSFGPAAHVRKPTWGVVARGIDTKTMLLTQESMAGMAKELVRQNSHSWGDTQVEILHLGWLVKPGKRREGSIIIEFTDPVVANQAITQGTLWQHQVHQTTRFCREGRSKLCLKCQKPGHVHSQCLNEYQCGHCAKQHPTWECAKQGDVEVKCANCGGGHRPTSDACEVRTAAKEGARLALANSPLFHRVPLHFRQRETTKGSTTTSQSQQGLDTPIHAPQQTAQRTTIYRAAPTSNRTVIASHPTENAPHPTENASHPTKEIRRMYTKVGVEKPQRRKEPSHVMRTRSRTSEDDDLPIIPEELAETASAVSQSARSLRSQNQETMQFMTDPEKQLQTSYKKRRMTAPADDMAEDYVMDEQPRTTRRYQLVRHKVAEIDEDAEEEFHDASEHSDDPGTDTNNTTTSQ comes from the coding sequence atggctgtcgccggtggtggaagaaaaccaaattcgccccctgaaacagagttttcaaaggcaccccccaagaaaccacggaaccactttagtaccatggaggagctcgctcagagtgctagagaggtgctgaacacaatggaaaatgacggaagaggtgagatatatattatcaactttgtgaaatccgtcgagcaatacgcactgaactccctgaagggggacaaaccgcaggttcaggtcatggaaaaggtgcaacaggcactcaaccgactcgaccagcgtatggatagcatcgaaaaagctacgacggcgatcaaagcaacagcaacgacaccgtccacacaaacaagcaattcgaacgactcggcagccttctgggcacggctccagaaatggggacaagggaccggctccggcccccccccatctctcccgacaagcaatggatcatcctcgatcggagtttcgccagctgagctccgcgaagatcgagagattatcgtcaagattcgtgacagcgacacccgcgaaaccctccgccggcggacaccaagggagatcgtcgagcaggctgagaggacacgggagcaagccgcccggaggaaagccagtgccccccttggtggtggctgccacttcttagcggcgaaggttctcccctctggggatgtgaagatgacggcgaatagcgcttccggtgcggagttgctacgaaagcatgctgacggctggttgaaatcattcggcccagcagcacatgttaggaagccgacatggggggtagtagcgcgcggtatcgatacgaagacgatgctgttgacacaggagtcgatggcggggatggcgaaggagctggtacgccaaaacagccactcatggggtgatacccaggttgaaatcctccaccttggctggctagtaaaacctggcaagcgtcgtgaaggctctatcatcattgaattcaccgacccggtggttgcaaaccaggcgatcacgcagggtacgctctggcagcaccaagtgcaccagactacccgcttctgccgagaaggccgttcgaaattatgcctgaaatgtcagaaaccaggacatgtacactcacagtgtctaaacgaataccagtgcggccactgtgcgaagcaacacccgacctgggagtgtgctaagcaaggggacgtcgaagtgaaatgcgccaattgtggcggaggccataggccaacgagcgacgcatgcgaagtaagaacagcagcgaaagaaggggcaagactagcactggctaacagccctctattccatcgtgtgccactccacttccggcaaagggagactacgaagggtagtaccactacctcccagtcccaacagggactcgataccccaatccacgcgccgcagcaaactgcacagcgcacgacgatatatcgggcagcacctacatcgaatcggacggtgatcgcatcgcatccgacagagaacgcacctcatccgacagagaacgcatcgcatccgacaaaagaaattcggaggatgtatacaaaggttggggtggagaagccccaacgaagaaaggagcccagccatgtgatgcgaactagatcgagaacgtcggaggatgacgatctacctatcataccagaggagctcgctgaaactgcctcagcagtaagccagtcggctcgctctttgaggtcacagaaccaagagactatgcagttcatgacagatccggagaaacagctccagacgtcatataagaagaggaggatgacagcaccagctgatgatatggcggaggactacgttatggatgaacaaccccgaacgactcggcgataccaactggtacgacacaaagttgctgaaatcgacgaagatgcggaagaggagttccatgatgcgtcggagcacagtgatgatccaggaacagacaccaacaacaccaccacatctcaatga
- a CDS encoding MmgE/PrpD, protein MSLPAVRRLTHTSPRTLARISRIPTLASSFSITPRISVPRTPRFSTMAARQSNAPAVHTEKSYDPEIQDMASYIHDYKVDSDLAFDTARLVFLDTLGCGLEALKFKECAKLLGPVVDGTVVPNGTRVPGTPYQLDPVNGAFNIGAMIRWLDYNDCWLAAEWGHPSDNLGGILAVADWISRTNRAGGNLGNGKILKIHDVLEAMIKAHEIQGVLALENSYNKVGLDHVVLVKVATAAVVSKLLGLTERQTADAITQAWVDGQSLRTYRHSPNTMSRKSWAAGDACQRAVNLVLKVQKGEGGLRTVLSAPTWGFYDVLFKGKKFQFQRPYGSYVMENVLFKVSYPAEFHSQTAIEAAEKVNAKLEAMGKSAKDIKEITNRTHEACIRIIDKQFKEMDNFADRDHCVQYMVATMLVFGRLTASDYADGSEAATSPLLEELRKKIRCVEDTKFTTDYHDPSKRTIPNALTVTLNDGTVLEEVVVEAPLGHRLRREEAKPEILAKYKRHLEAHFDQARVDELLELGWNRSQLENHDVDKYVDLYVKDKTIASS, encoded by the exons ATGTCCCTGCCAGCAGTGAGACGCCTGACCCACACGTCTCCCCGCACTTTGGCCCGCATCTCCAGAATTCCCACTTTggcttcttccttctccatTACTCCTCGTATATCTGTTCCTCGAACTCCCCGTTTCTCTACAATGGCCGCTCGTCAATCTAATGCCCCGGCGGTTCATACCGAAAAATCCTATGATCCTGAAATTCAGGATATGGCTAGTTACATCCATGACTATAAAGTGGATTCCGACTTGGCA TTTGACACTGCCCGTCTGGTGTTCCTAGACACCCTTGGCTGTGGATTGGAGGCTTTGAAGTTCAAGGAGTGCGCGAAGCTCCTTGGTCCCGTTGTGGACGGTACTGTGGTCCCCAATGGTACCCGTGTGCCCGGTACACCTTACCAGCTGGATCCCGTCAATGGCGCTTTCAACATCGGTGCTATGATCCGCTGGCTCGACTACAATGACTGCTGGCTCGCTGCCGAGTGGGGTCACCCCTCGGACAACCTAGGTGGTATCTTGGCTGTGGCCGACTGGATCTCGCGCACCAACCGCGCCGGTGGAAACCTTGGTAACGGCAAAATTCTGAAGATCCATGATGTTTTGGAGGCCATGATCAAGGCTCACGAGATCCAGGGTGTCCTGGCTCTGGAGAACTCCTACAACAAGGTCGGCCTCGACCACGTTGTTCTCGTCAAGGTCGCGACCGCCGCTGTCGTCTCCAAGCTGCTGGGTCTTACTGAGAGGCAGACCGCCGATGCTATCACCCAGGCTTGGGTGGACGGCCAGTCTCTTCGTACCTACCGCCACTCGCCTAACACCATGTCGCGTAAGTCGTGGGCTGCTGGTGACGCCTGCCAGCGCGCTGTCAACCTGGTGCTCAAGGTCCAGAAGGGTGAGGGTGGTCTCCGCACCGTTCTATCTGCTCCTACCTGGGGCTTCTACGATGTCCTGttcaagggcaagaagttcCAGTTCCAGCGCCCCTACGGCAGTTACGTCATGGAGAACGTTCTGTTCAAGGTTTCCTATCCTG CCGAGTTCCACTCGCAGACTGCCATTGAGGCCGCTGAAAAGGTCAATGCCAAGCTTGAGGCTATGGGCAAGAGTGCCAAGGATATTAAGGAGATCACTAACCGCACACACGAGGCGTGCATCCGCATCATCGACAAGCAGTTCAAGGAGATGGACAACTTTGCCGACCGCGACCACTGTGTTCAGTATATGGTTGCCACTATGCTCGTTTTCGGCCGCCTGACTGCTAGCGACTACGCTGACGGCTCTGAGGCCGCCACCTCCCCTCTGTTGGAGGAGCTCCGCAAGAAGATCCGCTGTGTCGAGGACACCAAGTTCACTACCGACTACCACGACCCCAGCAAGCGCACCATCCCCAATGCACTGACTGTCACCCTTAACGATGGCACTGTCCTCGAAGAGGTCGTTGTCGAGGCTCCTCTGGGCCACCGTCTCCGCCGTGAGGAGGCCAAGCCTGAGATTCTGGCCAAGTACAAGCGTCACCTAGAGGCGCACTTTGACCAGGCTCGCGTTGATGAGCTGCTGGAGTTGGGCTGGAACCGCTCTCAGCTGGAAAACCATGATGTCGACAAATATGTCGACCTCTACGTAAAGGATAAGACGATTGCTTCCTCGTAA
- a CDS encoding Pectinesterase, catalytic — MHPQNLLVAALSLGAAVLAAPTDLAARTARTSAPAGCLTVGSNGKYSTIGAALTALGTSSAPACIYVASGTYKEQLVVNYPGALTMYGQTTDVDTYKENTVTITHTISSPVAGSLDKSATVNVVTSLFKMHNINVANEFGKGAQAVAIVANADKLSFYACQFVGYQDTVYAKAGTQYYANSKIEGAVDYIFGDASAWFNNCDIISNGPGVVTASSREVASDETWFVFEDCNVKAASLAVADGTVYLGRPWRVLARVIYQNSNLGSLINAKGWTTMAQGATPAYYEYNNSGAGSSTSARQFLSPISAPVTKETVLGSDYASWI, encoded by the exons ATGCATCCACAAAACCTCCTCGTCGCAGCCCTATCCCTGGGCGCGGCTGTCCTGGCCGCACCCACCGACCTAGCTGCTCGCACAGCTAGAACCAGTGCGCCCGCAGGCTGCCTGACCGTCGGCTCCAATGGGAAGTACTCGACTATTGGCGCTGCCCTGACTGCCCTCGGCACTTCCTCTGCACCGGCTTGTATCTATGTCGCAAGCGGCACCTACAAGGAGCAGCTCGTTGTCAACTATCCCGGTGCTCTGACGATGTATGGCCAGACTACCGATGTGGATACGTACAAGGAGAATACCGTGACGATCACCCACACGATCTCTTCGCCCGTAGCTGGTTCGTTGGATAAGAGTGCAACTGTGAATGTTGTCACCTCTCTGTTCAAGATGCACAACATCAATGTGGCGAACGAGTTCGGAAAGGGTGCACAGGCTGTTGC AATCGTCGCCAATGCCGATAAACTCAGCTTCTACGCATGCCAGTTTGTTGGTTACCAGGATACCGTGTATGCTAAGGCGGGAACACAGTACTATGCCAACTCCAAGATTGAGG GAGCCGTGGACTACATCTTCGGTGATGCCTCTGCCTGGTTCAATAACTGCGACATCATCTCCAATGGCCCGGGCGTTGTCACTGCCAGTTCGCGTGAAGTAGCCAGCGACGAGACCTGGTTTGTATTTGAGGACTGCAATGTCAAGGCTGCGTCTCTTGCTGTCGCCGATGGCACGGTATACCTTGGCCGTCCTTGGAGAGTCCTTGCTCGCGTCATCTACCAGAACTCCAACCTGGGCAGTTTGATCAATGCCAAGGGGTGGACCACAATGGCGCAGGGTGCTACACCGGCTTACTATGAGTACAACAACTCTGGTGCTGGATCGAGTACTTCTGCACGCCAGTTCTTGTCTCCTATCTCGGCGCCAGTCACCAAGGAGACCGTTTTGGGAAGTGATTACGCTTCTTGGATTTGA
- a CDS encoding Polygalacturonase-2, whose amino-acid sequence MLITKVLPVFALLGASLAQDKTRHHHPARASACTPVAGGSASIDDVPAITSAIAKCGKGGIIVIPAGKTYNLNSPLDFAGCVGCDFQLEGTLNFSASTEIWKGQTAMINIKNIQGLKIRSLEGQGVIDGNGQASWDLFAKDSSYRRPTLLYITGGSDIEVSNLRQTNSPNVFNSIQGNTKTAIFFNLHIEATSSSDNKPKNTDGFDIGASTDVTISNVSVTNNDDCVAFKPGADGVIVKDLTCIGSHGLSVGSLGKNNKDFVKNVQVSGARMSKSTKAVGIKTYPSGNGHAKSTVSNITFSDIIVDGCDYAIQIQSCYGEDADNCVKNPGDSDLTGIVFRNVSGKTSGKYQAVTGSLLCGSRGVCDIEVDGYTVVAPIGGSEVQCANTPSKLGVMCTSGTSS is encoded by the exons ATGTTGATTACAAAGGTCCTCCCAGTCTTTGCGCTCCTCGGCGCATCTCTTGCTCAGGACAAAACAAGACATCATCATCCTGCTCGTGCTTCAGCTTGCACACCAGTAGCAGGTGGATCAGCCTCAATTGACGATGTTCCTGCTATCACATCGGCAATTGCCAAATGCGGAAAGGGAggcatcatcgtcatcccCGCTGGCAAAACCTACAACTTGAACAGCCCATTGGATTTTGCGGGATGTGTGGGCTGTGACTTCCAGCTGGAAGGCACCTTGAATTTCAGCGCGTCgacagagatctggaaggGACAGACAGCAATGATCAACATCAAGAACATCCAGGGACTTAAAATCCGGTCCCTGGAAGGCCAAGGAGTCATTGACGGAAATGGGCAAGCGTC ATGGGACCTTTTCGCCAAAGACAGCAGCTACCGTCGCCCAACCCTGCTCTACATCACCGGCGGCTCTGACATCGAGGTCTCCAACCTCCGCCAAACGAACTCCCCCAATGTCTTCAATTCCATTCAAGGCAACACCAAGACGGCGATTTTCTTCAATCTGCACATAGAAGCCACCTCCAGCAGCGACAATAAGCCCAAGAATACAGACGGCTTTGACATCGGGGCCAGCACAGACGTAACCATCAGCAACGTGAGCGTGACGAACAACGATGACTGCGTGGCATTCAAGCCCGGCGCAGATGGCGTCATTGTCAAGGACCTTACCTGTATTGGAAGCCATGGACTGTCGGTGGGATCGCTGGGCAAGAATAATAAGGACTTCGTGAAGAATGTGCAGGTATCTGGCGCGAGGATGAGTAAGTCGACCAAGGCAGTGGGCATCAAGACGTATCCCTCTGGTAACGGTCATGCCAAGTCGACAGTGAGCAACATTACCTTCTCGGATATTATTGTCGATGGGTGTGACTATGCGATTCAGATCCAGAGTTGCTATGGAGAGGATGCAGATAACTGTGTGAAGAATCCTGGGGATTCGGATTTGACAGGCATTGTCTTTCGGAATGTTAGTGGGAAGACAAGTGGAAAGTATCAAGCTGTTACAGGCAGTCTGTTGTGTGGATCTCGTGGGGTCTGTGATATTGAGGTTGATGGTTACACTGTTGTGGCACCCATTGGGGGAAGTGAGGTGCAGTGTGCCAATACCCCGTCGAAATTGGGGGTAATGTGCACTTCCGGTACCTCGAGCTGA